From the Lathyrus oleraceus cultivar Zhongwan6 chromosome 4, CAAS_Psat_ZW6_1.0, whole genome shotgun sequence genome, one window contains:
- the LOC127074817 gene encoding arabinosyltransferase XEG113, with amino-acid sequence MAWRNGCEELTQSKPLFITIYTVVIIGIVVSFFYVFSAIYSSDTPAAHSSAWLSSSISPEDPRLIDQTLNNSQSEKVRAASTSSPGKQNVWPSSVWEVPPSNKKMPPLKDFRLTKELVQQRVKDNVVIVTFGNYAFMDFVLTWVEKLTDLGVSNLLVGALDTKLLEALYWKGVPVFDMGSHMSTVDVGWGTPTFHKMGREKVFLIDSILPFGFEVLMCDTDTVWLKNPLPYLARYPAADILTSSDQVIPTVVDDNLEIWQEVSGAYNIGIFHWRPTASAKNLAKQWKEMLLADDKIWDQNGFNEILQSQLGPSVDDDSGLVFAFDGKLKLGILPASIFCSGHTYFVQAMYQQLRLEPYAVHTTFQYGGTEGKRHRLREAMLFIDPPDYYNPPGGFLSFKPSIPKSLLLSGEHNVESHFTLINHQIKQIRTALAIASLLNRTLVMPPLWCRLDKLWYPHPGVLEGSMTRQPFLCPLDHVFEVNVMLKKLPEEDFGPGIDFREYSIFDNPSLPSEVKKSWLDVQLCKEGTQDCDGSYNTTAGGVLKFPRHSNEEMFVKVFSSFKDVKVIKLSSVQDAFTGFINKEREDRFRRRVKQYVGIWCCGSDKPIGHIYYDMYWDEKPGWKAIPPQSPEEDHPPL; translated from the exons ATGGCTTGGAGAAACGGTTGCGAGGAACTGACTCAATCCAAGCCTCTTTTCATCACGATCTACACTGTCGTTATTATTGGGATCGTCGTTTCGTTTTTCTACGTTTTTTCTGCTATTTATTCCAGTGACACTCCTGCCGCTCATTCTTCTGCATGGCTTTCTTCTTCAATCTCTC CTGAGGATCCCCGCCTTATAGATCAAACACTCAACAATTCTCAGTCAGAAAAGGTGCGTGCTGCATCCACTTCTTCACCAGGGAAGCAGAATGTGTGGCCAAGTTCTGTTTGGGAAGTTCCACCCTCAAATAAAAAAATGCCACCTTTGAAGGATTTCCGACTGACCAAAGAACTGGTTCAGCAACGGGTGAAAGATAACGTTGTAATAGTGACCTTTGGTAACTATGCATTTATGGATTTTGTTCTGACTTGGGTCGAGAAATTGACTGATTTGGGAGTTTCTAATCTTCTTGTTG GTGCATTGGACACCAAATTATTGGAGGCACTGTATTGGAAAGGAGTACCAGTTTTTGACATGGGCAGCCATATGAGCACTGTAGATGTTGGCTGGGGTACTCCAACATTTCATAAAATGGGGAGAGAAAAAGTTTTTCTGATAGACTCAATTCTGCCTTTTGGGTTTGAAGTATTGATGTGTGATACCGACACAGTTTGGTTAAAG AATCCACTTCCATATCTTGCTCGTTATCCAGCAGCAGATATTTTAACTTCAAGTGATCAAGTTATACCAACAGTCGTTGATGACAATTTGGAAATTTGGCAAGAAG TTAGTGGTGCCTACAACATTGGAATTTTCCATTGGAGACCTACAGCGTCTGCCAAGAATTTGGCTAAGCAGTGGAAAGAAATGCTTCTAGCTGATGACAAGATATGGGATCAGAATGGGTTTAATGAAATTCTTCAGAGTCAGCTAGGACCATCTGTTGATGATGATAGTGGACTTGTTTTTGCTTTTGACGGGAAACTGAAGCTGGGAATTTTGCCTGCTAGTATCTTCTGTAGTGGACATACATATTTTGTACAG GCTATGTACCAGCAACTAAGGTTGGAGCCATATGCAGTACATACGACATTTCAATATGGAGGCACTGAAGGAAAGCGCCACAGATTACGAGAAGCCATGCTCTTCATTGATCCACCAGATTACTATAATCCTCCTG GGGGGTTCTTATCATTTAAGCCATCTATTCCAAAAAGCTTGTTGCTAAGTGGGGAGCACAATGTTGAATCACATTTTACTCTTATAAATCACCAA ATTAAACAAATTAGGACAGCCCTTGCAATTGCTTCCCTTCTCAACAGAACACTG GTCATGCCGCCACTATGGTGCAGGCTGGATAAGCTATGGTATCCCCATCCTGGTGTTTTGGAGGGGTCTATGACTAGACAACCATTTCTTTGTCCTTTGGACCATGTATTTGAG GTGAATGTTATGTTGAAAAAACTCCCAGAAGAAGACTTTGGCCCTGGAATAGATTTTAGAGAGTATTCAATATTTGATAATCCCTCTCTGCCGTCAGAG GTGAAAAAGTCATGGCTTGATGTTCAGCTCTGTAAAGAAGGAACTCAAGATTGTGATGGATCATATAATACCACTGCTGGAGGAGTACTTAAATTTCCAAGGCATAGCAATGAAGAAATG TTTGTGAAAGTATTCTCATCATTCAAGGATGTAAAAGTCATTAAGTTGTCTTCAGTTCAAGATGCTTTCACTGGTTTCATTAATAAG GAAAGGGAAGACAGATTCAGAAGACGCGTTAAGCAGTATGTCGGCATATGGTGCTGTGGGTCGGATAAACCTATTGGCCACATATATTATGACATGTACTGGGATGAGAAACCTGGGTGGAAAGCAATTCCTCCGCAATCTCCCGAGGAAGATCATCCGCCTTTGTGA
- the LOC127136858 gene encoding uncharacterized protein LOC127136858, whose product MSQQPGFSHGSRFSSLSRYVCKCGLDAPLMTTWTYANPDRRFYGCGMYKIRISIDVYTFNVNGMVQGFKKCSHFIWLDEEMNPRVKELIYALLKNISEEKATVKSYKAKEEELKMLKINCMLLFFMLFAFVGTTLMKYDVG is encoded by the exons ATGTCGCAACAACCCGGTTTCAGCCATGGAAGTAGATTCTCAAGCCTTTCTAGGTATGTATGTAAGTGTGGTTTGGATGCTCCATTGATGACAACATGGACATATGCTAACCCAGATCGTCGTTTCTATGGATGTGGGATGTATAAGATAAGGATCTCCATTGATGTTTACACATTCAATGTTAATGGTATG GTTCAAGGTTTCAAGAAATGCAGTCACTTTATTTGGTTGGATGAGGAGATGAATCCTAGGGTAAAAGAGTTAATATATGCTCTATTAAAGAACATAAGTGAAGAGAAGGCAACAGTTAAATCTTACAAAGCAAAAGAGGAAGAATTGAAGATGTTGAAGATTAATTGTATGTTATTGTTTTTTATGTTGTTTGCATTTGTTGGGACAACATTGATGAAATATGATGTAGGTTAA
- the LOC127136857 gene encoding uncharacterized protein LOC127136857 codes for MVHGESEDSDHLYTPPGSDDEDEGMKYPTYKFGQGMEFQLGMMFTNKEMIRDAFNDHAMENQKNVFIKKNDSKRIMVKCIDGCKFYMRFSKRIGNQFWQVVTLIEDHTCHKTAGNRSAKKKWLSNKFASILRHSPFMKPSGLRAEAVERRGVKLSHDHAYRANRKAIDNGKHVFKRIYICLEACKVGFAKTCKRHIGLDACFLKVEYGGQLMAAVGRDGNNQNFPIGLVPAIQGISANVESRLCVKHLYGNWKKKHPGLELKEVL; via the exons ATGGTTCATGGTGAGAGTGAGGATTCAGACCATTTATATACACCACCAGGGAGTGATGATGAGGATGAAGGCATGAAGTACCCTACCTACAAGTTTGGTCAAGGAATGGAGTTTCAGCTAGGGATGATGTTTACTAACAAAGAAATGATAAGGGATGCTTTCAATGATCATGCCATGGAGAATCAGAAGAATGTATTCATTAAGAAGAATGATTCCAAAAGGATTATGGTTAAATGCATTGATGGTTGTAAGTTCTACATGAGATTTAGCAAGAGGATTGGAAACCAATTTTGGCAAGTTGTGACTTTAATTGAAGACCATACATGTCATAAGACTGCTGGCAACAGGAGTGCAAAGAAAAAGTGGCTTTCCAACAAGTTTGCAAGCATACTTAGACATAGTCCTTTTATGAAACCATCGGGCCTCAGAGCTGAAGCTGTTGAGAGACGGGGAGTGAAACTATCACATGATCATGCATACAGGGCAAATAGGAAAGCAATAGA TAATGGCAAACATGTGTTCAAAAGAATTTACATCTGTTTAGAGGCTTGCAAGGTAGGGTTTGCAAAGACATGCAAGCGTCATATTGGGTTGGATGCATGTTTCTTGAAAGTGGAATATGGTGGACAATTAATGGCAGCAGTAGGGAGGGATGGAAATAACCAAAATTTTCCAATT GGATTAGTTCCAGCTATTCAAGGCATCAGTGCCAATGTGGAGTCCAGATTATGTGTGAAGCATTTATATGGAAATTGGAAAAAGAAACACCCTGGATTGGAATTAAAGGAAGTGTTGTAG